A single window of [Clostridium] hylemonae DSM 15053 DNA harbors:
- a CDS encoding DNA topoisomerase, protein MGKSLYIAEKPSVAQEFAKALKLTTKRRDGYLESDDSIVTWCVGHLVTMSYPESYDEKYKRWSLQTLPFIPEEFKYEVIPSVEKQYRIVAGLLNREDVDTIYVCTDSGREGEYIYRLVEQKADVHGKKRRRVWIDSQTEEEILRGIREAKDLKEYDNLSASAYLRAKEDYLMGINFSRLLTLKYGNSISNYLHTKYSVISVGRVMTCVLGMVVRREREIREFTETPFYRVISAAGEPGETFEGEWRAVKGSAWFESPKLYKENGFLHEEDAAGLIRELSDPLPVQCTIISIERKKEKKNPPLLFNLAELQNECSKRFKISPDETLRLVQEMYEKKLVTYPRTDARVLSTAVAKEIHKNLNGLMKYEPAVPFLGEIVSYGSHKEIARTRYVNDKQITDHYAIIPTGQGLGALKSLSAVSVKVYDVIVRRFLSIFYPPAVYQKVTIVTKIKEESFFSSFKVLAEEGYLKVAGIPGQKKSSGNEAEESDGGDSGQNTDNRFFEKIQGLKKGMVLPVQSLDIKEGKTSPPKRYNSGSLILAMENAGQLIEDEELRAQIKGSGIGTSATRGEILKKLFNNKYLALNKKTQIVTPTLQGEMIYDVVDQSIKSLLNPELTASWEKGLTYVADGEITPDEYMTKLDHFIVSRTNGVKGLNNQYQLRSFYDRAARFYKKEKDKTK, encoded by the coding sequence ATGGGGAAATCACTTTATATTGCTGAGAAACCAAGTGTGGCGCAGGAATTTGCCAAAGCACTGAAGCTTACAACAAAACGAAGAGACGGCTATCTGGAGTCGGATGACTCCATAGTGACATGGTGCGTCGGACACCTGGTGACTATGAGTTATCCGGAAAGCTATGATGAGAAGTATAAGAGGTGGAGCCTTCAGACTCTGCCTTTTATACCGGAAGAATTCAAGTACGAGGTCATACCTTCGGTGGAGAAGCAGTACAGGATCGTGGCGGGGCTTCTGAACCGGGAAGACGTGGATACGATCTATGTATGTACTGACTCGGGGCGGGAAGGAGAATATATATACCGTCTTGTGGAACAGAAGGCAGACGTACACGGAAAAAAACGGCGCAGAGTGTGGATAGATTCACAGACCGAGGAGGAGATCCTGCGCGGGATCCGGGAGGCAAAAGACTTAAAGGAGTACGACAACCTTTCTGCCTCCGCCTATCTTAGGGCAAAAGAAGACTATCTGATGGGGATCAATTTCTCCAGGCTGCTGACGTTAAAGTACGGAAACAGCATTTCCAACTACCTGCACACAAAGTATTCGGTCATCTCCGTAGGGCGTGTCATGACATGCGTGCTCGGCATGGTAGTGCGAAGGGAACGGGAAATACGGGAATTTACAGAGACGCCGTTTTACCGGGTCATCAGTGCGGCAGGGGAGCCGGGAGAGACCTTTGAGGGAGAATGGCGCGCCGTGAAAGGATCTGCATGGTTTGAGTCCCCGAAGCTCTATAAAGAAAATGGATTCCTCCATGAGGAAGACGCGGCCGGGCTCATCAGGGAGCTAAGTGATCCGCTCCCAGTGCAGTGCACCATTATTTCCATAGAGAGGAAAAAGGAGAAAAAGAACCCGCCTCTTCTGTTTAACCTGGCGGAGCTTCAGAATGAATGCTCAAAGAGGTTTAAGATCAGCCCGGATGAGACGCTCCGGCTTGTACAGGAGATGTACGAGAAAAAACTGGTCACCTACCCCCGTACAGATGCCCGTGTGCTGTCCACTGCTGTGGCAAAGGAAATACATAAGAATCTGAACGGGCTGATGAAATATGAACCGGCGGTTCCCTTTCTCGGCGAGATCGTCTCATACGGGAGCCATAAAGAGATCGCGCGTACGAGATATGTCAATGACAAGCAGATCACGGATCACTATGCCATCATTCCGACCGGGCAGGGACTGGGTGCTCTCAAGAGCCTGAGCGCAGTGTCGGTGAAAGTGTATGATGTGATCGTCAGGAGATTCTTAAGTATCTTTTATCCCCCCGCGGTCTATCAGAAGGTCACAATAGTCACGAAGATAAAGGAAGAAAGCTTCTTTTCCAGCTTTAAGGTGCTGGCGGAGGAGGGATATCTGAAAGTGGCAGGAATTCCCGGACAGAAGAAAAGCAGCGGAAATGAGGCAGAGGAGAGCGACGGCGGGGACAGCGGACAGAATACGGACAACCGGTTTTTTGAAAAAATACAGGGTCTTAAGAAAGGTATGGTCCTTCCGGTACAGTCGCTGGACATCAAGGAAGGAAAGACATCTCCTCCGAAACGCTACAATTCAGGATCTCTCATTCTGGCGATGGAAAACGCGGGACAGCTCATAGAGGATGAAGAACTCCGGGCCCAGATAAAGGGAAGCGGTATCGGAACAAGCGCCACAAGGGGAGAGATATTAAAGAAGCTCTTCAACAACAAATATCTGGCTCTGAATAAAAAAACCCAGATCGTGACGCCGACTCTGCAGGGGGAGATGATCTACGATGTTGTGGATCAGTCCATTAAGTCACTTTTGAATCCCGAGCTTACCGCCAGCTGGGAAAAAGGGCTTACGTATGTGGCGGACGGAGAGATCACGCCGGATGAGTATATGACAAAGCTGGACCATTTCATCGTAAGCCGTACGAACGGAGTCAAAGGCCTGAACAATCAGTACCAGCTCCGGTCCTTTTATGACAGGGCGGCCCGTTTTTATAAAAAGGAAAAAGATAAGACAAAATAA
- the asd gene encoding aspartate-semialdehyde dehydrogenase, which produces MEKKLRVGILGATGMVGQRFISLLENHPWFEVVTVAASPRSAGKTYEEAVGGRWKMTTPMPEAVKSLVVANVNEVEKVAESVDFVFSAVDMTKDEIKAIEEAYAKTETPVVSNNSAHRWTPDVPMVVPEINPEHFDVIESQKKRLGTSRGFIAVKPNCSIQSYAPCLAAWREFGPKEVVVTTYQAISGAGKTFKDWPEMTENIIPYIGGEEEKSEQEPLRVLGTVENGEIVKANLPKISCQCVRVPVLNGHTAAVFINFEKKPTREQLVEKLVNFKGFPQEAGLPSAPGQFVQYLSEDDRPQVAMDVDYEKGMGVSVGRLREDTIYDFKFIGLSHNTVRGAAGGAVLCAETLVAKGFIENK; this is translated from the coding sequence ATGGAAAAGAAATTGAGAGTTGGTATTTTAGGGGCGACGGGTATGGTCGGCCAGCGTTTTATCTCTCTGCTTGAGAACCATCCGTGGTTTGAAGTGGTGACGGTGGCCGCAAGCCCGAGGTCAGCGGGAAAGACATACGAGGAGGCCGTCGGAGGCCGCTGGAAGATGACAACGCCGATGCCGGAAGCGGTCAAAAGCCTTGTCGTGGCAAATGTGAATGAAGTGGAAAAAGTAGCGGAATCTGTCGATTTCGTGTTCAGCGCAGTTGACATGACAAAGGATGAGATCAAAGCGATAGAGGAAGCATACGCAAAGACAGAGACGCCTGTTGTGTCAAACAACAGCGCGCACCGCTGGACGCCGGATGTACCGATGGTAGTGCCGGAGATCAATCCGGAACATTTTGACGTCATCGAATCACAGAAGAAGCGGCTTGGCACTTCCCGTGGGTTCATCGCGGTAAAGCCAAACTGTTCCATACAAAGCTATGCTCCCTGCCTTGCGGCGTGGAGAGAGTTCGGACCGAAAGAAGTAGTTGTGACGACATACCAGGCCATATCAGGCGCAGGAAAGACATTCAAGGACTGGCCTGAGATGACGGAAAATATTATTCCTTACATCGGAGGCGAGGAAGAAAAGAGCGAGCAGGAGCCTCTTCGCGTACTCGGCACAGTGGAAAACGGAGAAATTGTAAAGGCCAATCTTCCGAAGATTTCCTGCCAGTGTGTGAGAGTACCTGTTCTGAACGGACATACGGCAGCTGTGTTTATCAATTTTGAGAAGAAACCGACCAGAGAGCAGCTCGTTGAAAAACTGGTGAATTTCAAAGGATTTCCGCAGGAGGCGGGCCTTCCGAGCGCGCCCGGGCAGTTTGTACAGTATCTTTCAGAAGACGACCGTCCGCAGGTTGCAATGGATGTAGACTATGAAAAAGGAATGGGTGTGTCTGTCGGCCGGCTGAGAGAAGATACGATCTATGACTTTAAGTTTATCGGTCTTTCCCACAATACGGTGCGGGGCGCTGCAGGGGGAGCGGTCCTCTGCGCAGAGACACTGGTGGCCAAAGGATTTATCGAGAACAAATAA
- a CDS encoding UDP-N-acetylglucosamine pyrophosphorylase encodes MKELTVKEMYTLEETIAKDIFDGVTYPWEVLPKIGGFIQKLGESLSSEEYDKVGDNVWIAKSAKVFESAYINGPAIIGKNAEVRHCAFIRGNAIVGEGAVVGNSTELKNVILFNKVQVPHYNYVGDSVLGYKSHMGAGSITSNVKSDKKLVVIKTPEENIETGLKKFGAMLGDEVEVGCGTVLNPGSVVGSHTNIYPLSSVRGYVPGGSIYKCRGEVVEKVED; translated from the coding sequence ATGAAGGAATTAACTGTAAAGGAAATGTACACGCTCGAGGAAACGATAGCGAAAGATATATTTGACGGAGTAACTTATCCGTGGGAAGTTCTTCCGAAAATAGGAGGATTTATACAGAAGCTTGGAGAATCACTTTCGTCAGAGGAGTACGACAAAGTCGGAGACAACGTATGGATCGCAAAGTCTGCGAAAGTATTCGAGTCCGCCTATATCAACGGGCCTGCCATTATCGGGAAGAACGCGGAAGTGAGACACTGCGCGTTTATCCGGGGCAATGCCATTGTCGGGGAAGGCGCGGTCGTAGGCAATTCCACAGAGCTTAAGAATGTCATATTGTTTAATAAGGTGCAGGTGCCTCATTATAATTATGTAGGCGACTCTGTTCTCGGCTATAAGTCCCATATGGGAGCCGGCTCCATCACATCCAATGTAAAGTCTGATAAGAAACTTGTAGTCATCAAGACGCCGGAAGAAAATATTGAGACCGGACTTAAGAAATTCGGGGCCATGCTCGGCGACGAAGTCGAGGTCGGCTGTGGTACAGTCCTAAATCCGGGAAGTGTGGTGGGAAGCCATACTAATATATATCCGCTGTCTTCTGTAAGGGGATATGTGCCGGGCGGAAGCATCTATAAGTGCCGGGGTGAAGTGGTGGAAAAAGTGGAAGATTAA
- a CDS encoding epoxyqueuosine reductase QueH, which produces MNYQKELDKLIERLKGEKKVPRLLLHSCCAPCSSYVLEYLSDCFDITVFYYNPNIYPESEYTKRILEQQTLIGEMKTRYPVSFIAGHYDRERFYEMAAGMEHLKEGGERCLKCYELRLREAAELAQKGGFDYFTTTLSISPMKNADRLNEIGIRLEKEYGVTYLQSDFKKKNGYKRSIELSKEFGLYRQDYCGCEFSLKNVK; this is translated from the coding sequence ATGAATTACCAGAAAGAACTCGACAAACTGATTGAGAGGCTGAAGGGCGAGAAGAAGGTGCCGCGGCTTTTACTGCACAGCTGCTGCGCACCGTGCAGCAGTTATGTGCTGGAATATTTAAGCGACTGTTTTGACATAACCGTATTTTATTATAATCCAAATATTTATCCGGAAAGTGAATATACGAAACGTATATTGGAACAGCAGACGCTTATCGGGGAGATGAAAACAAGGTATCCGGTTTCGTTCATTGCCGGCCATTACGACAGAGAGAGGTTTTATGAGATGGCGGCCGGCATGGAGCATCTGAAAGAGGGCGGGGAACGGTGTCTTAAGTGTTATGAGCTGAGGCTGAGGGAAGCGGCAGAACTGGCCCAAAAAGGCGGTTTTGATTATTTTACCACAACGCTCAGTATAAGTCCGATGAAGAACGCGGACAGACTGAATGAGATCGGGATAAGACTTGAGAAGGAATACGGCGTTACGTATCTGCAGTCAGATTTTAAGAAAAAGAACGGATACAAGCGTTCCATAGAGCTTTCAAAAGAGTTTGGACTTTACAGACAGGATTACTGCGGTTGTGAATTTTCATTAAAAAATGTAAAATAA
- the argH gene encoding argininosuccinate lyase yields the protein MAQLWGGRFTKETDRLVYSFNASISFDKRFYAQDIKGSIAHVMMLARQGILTDYEKDQIVQGLEGILDDVESGRLEISDKYEDIHSFVEATLIERIGEPGKKLHTGRSRNDQVALDMKLYTRDEVHLLDNQVEGLLHAILAIMEDNIDTYMPGFTHLQKAQPITLAHHMGAYFEMFRRDHERLQDIYRRMNTCPLGSGALAGTTYPLDREYTARMLGFDGGPTLNSMDGVSDRDYLIELLSALSTIMMHLSRFSEEVIIWNSNEYQFVEIDDAYSTGSSIMPQKKNPDIAELVRGKTGRVYGALNAMLATMKGIPLAYNKDMQEDKEWVFDAIDTTKGCLALFTGMIRTMEFRKDRMERSARNGFTNATDAADYLVNHGVAFRDAHGIVGQLVLTCIEKGIALDELPLKDYREISDVFEEDIYEAISLETCVNKRITTGAPGRHAMEETIALYRKYMEEY from the coding sequence ATGGCACAGTTGTGGGGAGGTCGTTTCACAAAGGAGACGGACCGGCTTGTATACAGTTTCAACGCATCAATTTCATTTGATAAAAGATTCTATGCACAGGATATTAAAGGAAGCATCGCGCATGTGATGATGCTCGCGAGGCAGGGAATTCTCACAGATTACGAAAAGGACCAGATCGTACAGGGACTGGAGGGCATTCTTGACGACGTGGAGAGCGGACGGCTCGAGATTTCCGATAAATACGAAGATATCCACAGTTTTGTGGAGGCGACGCTGATAGAGCGTATAGGAGAACCGGGAAAGAAGCTTCACACGGGCCGGAGCAGGAATGACCAGGTTGCGCTGGATATGAAGCTTTACACGAGAGACGAGGTACATCTGCTGGATAATCAGGTTGAGGGACTGCTCCACGCCATACTGGCCATTATGGAAGACAACATTGATACATACATGCCCGGGTTTACGCATCTTCAGAAGGCACAGCCGATCACGCTGGCCCATCATATGGGCGCCTATTTTGAAATGTTCAGAAGAGACCATGAAAGGCTGCAGGATATTTACAGGCGGATGAATACATGCCCTCTTGGCTCCGGAGCGCTGGCAGGTACGACTTACCCGCTGGACCGGGAATATACGGCGAGAATGCTCGGGTTTGACGGCGGCCCGACACTGAACAGTATGGACGGAGTGTCCGACCGGGACTACCTGATCGAACTGCTCTCGGCGCTTTCTACGATCATGATGCATCTGAGCCGCTTTTCAGAAGAAGTGATCATATGGAATTCCAATGAATACCAGTTTGTGGAGATCGACGACGCATACAGTACCGGAAGCAGCATTATGCCGCAGAAAAAGAACCCGGATATAGCAGAGCTTGTAAGAGGCAAGACCGGACGGGTGTACGGAGCCTTGAATGCCATGCTTGCCACGATGAAAGGGATCCCGCTCGCCTACAATAAAGACATGCAGGAAGATAAAGAGTGGGTATTTGACGCCATCGATACGACAAAAGGATGTCTTGCGCTGTTTACCGGGATGATAAGGACAATGGAATTCAGGAAAGACCGCATGGAAAGGAGCGCCAGGAACGGCTTTACAAATGCGACTGACGCGGCCGACTATCTCGTAAACCATGGGGTTGCGTTCAGGGATGCGCACGGGATCGTAGGCCAGCTCGTACTGACCTGTATTGAAAAGGGGATCGCGCTCGATGAGCTTCCGTTAAAGGATTACAGGGAAATATCAGACGTGTTTGAGGAAGACATCTATGAGGCGATCAGTCTGGAGACATGCGTGAACAAGAGAATCACGACCGGCGCGCCGGGACGGCATGCCATGGAAGAGACGATCGCTCTTTACAGAAAATATATGGAAGAATATTAA
- a CDS encoding NAD(P)-dependent oxidoreductase: MRKIGFIGVGIMGRSMVRNLMKAGFELHIYARKKEKVEDVIQEGALFYETIGDCVKGCDAVITIVGYPEDVEEVYFDAGNILDSAEKGAYLIDMTTTSPMLAEKIYEQGTEKGFHVLDAPVTGGDTGAREGTLSILVGGRREDHEACMPLFEAMGTNINFQGGPGSGQHCKMANQIMIAGTLSGVCEALTYAKAKGLDLPTVLKSVSTGAAGSRQLDLFGPKILEGDFAPGFFLKHFIKDMKIALTEANMSGLSLEVLSQALANYEELEAEGYGSLGTQTLIKHYEENSGER; this comes from the coding sequence ATTAGGAAGATAGGATTTATCGGCGTTGGGATCATGGGAAGATCCATGGTGCGCAATCTGATGAAGGCAGGATTTGAACTGCACATCTATGCGCGGAAGAAGGAAAAGGTGGAGGACGTTATCCAGGAGGGGGCCCTCTTTTATGAAACGATCGGAGACTGCGTAAAGGGCTGTGACGCAGTCATCACGATCGTCGGCTATCCTGAAGATGTGGAAGAAGTCTATTTCGACGCTGGTAATATACTGGACAGTGCAGAAAAAGGGGCGTATCTCATCGATATGACGACAACGAGCCCTATGCTTGCAGAAAAGATATATGAACAGGGGACCGAAAAAGGCTTCCACGTGCTGGATGCGCCGGTGACCGGCGGAGATACCGGCGCGAGAGAAGGGACACTGTCCATTCTCGTGGGCGGCAGGCGGGAAGATCATGAAGCGTGTATGCCGCTGTTTGAAGCGATGGGAACGAATATCAATTTCCAGGGCGGGCCGGGAAGCGGTCAGCACTGCAAGATGGCCAATCAGATCATGATAGCGGGAACGCTGTCCGGTGTATGCGAGGCGCTGACTTACGCAAAGGCGAAGGGGCTCGATCTGCCTACGGTTTTAAAATCTGTCTCAACCGGAGCCGCGGGAAGCCGGCAGCTTGACCTGTTTGGACCGAAGATCCTGGAAGGCGACTTTGCGCCCGGATTTTTCCTGAAGCATTTTATTAAAGACATGAAGATCGCGCTGACAGAAGCAAATATGAGCGGCCTCAGTCTGGAAGTGCTCAGTCAGGCGCTGGCAAATTATGAGGAGCTGGAGGCCGAGGGGTACGGCAGTCTCGGGACACAGACACTGATAAAGCACTATGAGGAAAACAGCGGGGAGAGATAA
- the ppk1 gene encoding polyphosphate kinase 1 translates to MENDILNYTQNRELSWLKFNKRVLEEAQDPTVPLLERMKFVAIFTSNLDEFFMIRVGSLFDMIQTDPNTIDSRSGLTPGEQLEMIFDAVAPLYKERDKTYAEIKKQLSPYGVCGLDFKELEQSEKKYVKKYFKEQILPILSPQIVDANHPFPHLLNKEIYVTANLKYKDKSMQGIVPVPQFVSDILYLPGHDIRYIRMEKVIMEYLNLVFEQYEVTDKNYICVTRNADIAPDDEALEVNDDFRYLMKETLHKRRRMAVVRLEVAEKLSEEMEQYFCGKFAIEPNQIFRTKMPVKLAYMFAISGNLPEAMKRSLVYPPFTPQNSPRVQEGSTMKQQIKKKDILLYYPYESMNPFLRLIKEASTDPNVLTIKITIYRLAKKARLVEYLCAAAENGKEVTVLIELRARFDEQNNIDWSERLEEAGCRVIYGFDGYKVHSKVCLITYRNRNEIQYITQIGTGNYNEKTAAMYTDLSLMTADPEIGKDASEFFKNLSISNLDGLYNRLIVAPTSLKQRVLYLMDEEIRKGSGGRIVMKMNSLTDVDFIEKVAEASRAGVKTDLIVRGICCILPGVKDHTENVTVTSIVGRYLEHPRIFSFGTGAEQKIYIGSADMMTRNTEKRVEVACPVLDEDVRRQINHYLKIMLTDNVKARVLNSDGDYEKKEPTEPLIDSQVVFMQEALNVKRKAPERRQTFLERIRHLFGK, encoded by the coding sequence ATGGAAAATGATATTCTTAACTACACACAGAACAGAGAACTGTCATGGCTTAAGTTCAACAAAAGAGTGCTGGAGGAGGCACAGGATCCGACGGTGCCTCTCCTGGAACGGATGAAGTTTGTGGCTATCTTTACGAGTAATCTGGATGAGTTCTTTATGATAAGGGTGGGCAGCCTGTTTGATATGATCCAGACAGATCCCAACACGATCGACAGCCGTTCGGGCCTGACGCCCGGAGAACAGCTGGAGATGATATTTGACGCTGTGGCGCCGCTTTACAAGGAAAGGGATAAGACGTACGCTGAGATAAAGAAGCAGCTCAGTCCGTATGGCGTCTGCGGTCTTGATTTCAAGGAACTGGAGCAGTCAGAAAAGAAATACGTAAAAAAGTATTTTAAGGAACAGATACTTCCCATTCTCTCACCTCAGATCGTGGATGCAAACCACCCGTTCCCGCACCTTCTGAACAAAGAGATCTATGTGACGGCCAATCTGAAATATAAGGATAAGTCGATGCAGGGCATTGTGCCCGTGCCTCAGTTTGTGTCAGATATCTTGTATCTGCCGGGACATGATATCCGTTATATCCGTATGGAGAAGGTGATCATGGAATATCTGAACCTCGTGTTTGAACAGTATGAAGTGACGGATAAGAATTATATCTGTGTCACGAGGAATGCCGACATAGCGCCGGACGATGAGGCGCTGGAGGTGAACGATGACTTCCGCTACCTGATGAAGGAGACGCTTCACAAACGCCGCAGGATGGCTGTTGTGAGACTTGAGGTGGCTGAAAAGCTCAGCGAGGAGATGGAACAGTATTTCTGCGGAAAGTTTGCCATTGAGCCAAATCAGATCTTCCGCACCAAAATGCCGGTAAAACTGGCCTATATGTTTGCCATCAGCGGAAATCTGCCGGAGGCGATGAAGCGTTCCCTCGTATATCCTCCGTTTACGCCGCAGAATTCGCCCCGGGTACAGGAAGGAAGCACGATGAAGCAGCAGATAAAGAAAAAGGATATCCTGCTGTATTATCCGTATGAGAGCATGAACCCGTTTCTGAGGCTGATCAAAGAGGCTTCGACGGATCCGAACGTACTGACGATAAAGATAACGATCTACCGGCTCGCCAAAAAGGCGCGTCTTGTGGAATATTTATGCGCGGCGGCGGAAAACGGCAAAGAGGTGACTGTGCTCATTGAGCTGAGAGCCAGATTTGACGAACAGAATAACATAGACTGGTCGGAGCGGCTGGAAGAGGCCGGGTGCCGGGTCATATACGGGTTTGACGGATATAAGGTCCATTCTAAAGTGTGTCTTATCACATACCGGAACCGGAATGAGATCCAGTATATTACGCAGATCGGGACCGGAAACTATAACGAGAAGACAGCGGCCATGTATACAGATCTTTCACTTATGACGGCAGATCCCGAGATCGGAAAGGACGCTTCCGAGTTTTTCAAAAATTTGTCTATCAGTAATCTGGACGGCCTGTACAACAGGCTTATAGTGGCGCCGACGAGCCTGAAGCAGAGGGTGCTCTATCTGATGGATGAGGAGATCAGAAAGGGCAGCGGCGGCCGCATCGTCATGAAAATGAACTCGCTGACGGACGTCGATTTTATAGAGAAAGTAGCGGAGGCGTCGAGGGCCGGTGTGAAAACAGACTTGATTGTCCGGGGAATATGTTGTATATTACCAGGAGTCAAAGATCATACGGAAAATGTCACGGTCACAAGCATTGTAGGACGCTATCTGGAGCATCCGCGCATCTTCAGCTTCGGAACAGGCGCGGAGCAGAAAATATATATCGGGTCCGCGGATATGATGACGCGGAATACAGAGAAGCGGGTGGAGGTGGCCTGTCCGGTGCTGGATGAGGATGTCAGGCGGCAGATAAACCATTATCTGAAGATCATGCTGACAGACAACGTAAAAGCAAGAGTGCTGAACTCGGACGGAGACTATGAAAAAAAAGAGCCGACAGAGCCGCTCATAGATTCTCAGGTCGTGTTCATGCAGGAAGCGCTGAATGTAAAGCGAAAGGCGCCGGAGAGGCGGCAGACCTTTCTGGAGAGGATCAGACATCTGTTTGGAAAGTAG
- a CDS encoding MBL fold metallo-hydrolase, with the protein MKLTILGTGNAAVTECYNTCFVLSEGDRHFLVDAGGGNQILKILKDVNIRLEDIHDIFLTHEHIDHLLGLIWIIRMTGQKMNQGAYEGELRIYCHSDLAGKITTIAGLTIQKKVTKHIGGRIRFIEVEDGDSREVIGQKVTFFDIGSTKAKQFGFSMVTAEGRRITCCGDEPFNECQERYVRQSDWLMHEAFCLYSEADKFRPYEKHHSTVKEACELAEKLGVMNLILYHTEETHLPVRKKLYTEEGKQYYHGNLFVPDDKEVFEI; encoded by the coding sequence ATGAAACTGACGATACTTGGAACAGGCAATGCGGCGGTGACGGAGTGTTACAATACGTGCTTTGTTCTGTCTGAAGGGGACCGCCACTTTCTTGTAGACGCAGGAGGGGGCAACCAGATACTGAAGATATTGAAGGATGTGAATATAAGGCTGGAGGATATTCACGATATTTTCCTGACGCATGAGCATATAGACCATCTTCTCGGCCTTATCTGGATCATACGGATGACAGGGCAGAAGATGAACCAGGGGGCTTATGAAGGAGAACTGCGTATATACTGTCACAGCGATCTTGCCGGGAAGATCACGACGATCGCAGGCCTTACGATACAGAAGAAGGTGACAAAACATATAGGCGGGCGTATCCGTTTTATAGAAGTGGAAGATGGCGACAGCAGGGAGGTCATCGGACAAAAGGTCACTTTTTTTGACATAGGCTCCACGAAAGCGAAGCAGTTCGGCTTTTCCATGGTGACGGCAGAGGGACGCAGGATAACCTGCTGCGGAGACGAGCCGTTCAATGAGTGCCAGGAGCGCTATGTCAGACAGAGTGACTGGCTGATGCATGAAGCCTTCTGTCTCTACAGCGAGGCCGACAAGTTCCGTCCTTATGAGAAGCACCACAGTACAGTGAAAGAGGCGTGTGAACTGGCTGAGAAGCTGGGCGTTATGAATCTCATATTATATCACACAGAAGAGACACATCTGCCGGTGCGGAAGAAGTTATATACGGAGGAAGGAAAGCAGTATTACCATGGAAATCTTTTCGTCCCTGACGACAAAGAAGTGTTTGAAATTTAG
- a CDS encoding ABC transporter ATP-binding protein produces the protein MLAIQNLSKSYGKVLAVDQVSFFVPDGRVGILLGPNGAGKSTIIKSIAGLLRYNGEIQIQGIPAKTLDAKRCFAYVPEIPNMFEALTVREHIEYIRHAYNSGITDGEIEEMLRRYEMEDKQDKLGNELSKGMMQKVSICCALAIKPKVILLDEPMVGLDPKAIKELKETVLELREQGVTVLISTHMLEMVEDLWDVMFVMEKSHIIGSYTKEEVGGKDLDDLFFELTGGKR, from the coding sequence ATGTTGGCAATACAGAATCTCAGCAAATCTTATGGAAAAGTCCTGGCGGTGGACCAGGTAAGTTTTTTCGTGCCGGACGGCCGGGTAGGTATTCTTCTGGGGCCAAACGGCGCCGGAAAATCTACGATAATCAAAAGCATAGCGGGACTTCTGCGCTACAATGGAGAGATACAGATTCAGGGGATTCCCGCTAAAACGCTCGATGCCAAGAGATGTTTTGCCTATGTGCCTGAGATACCGAACATGTTTGAGGCGCTTACGGTCCGGGAGCATATCGAATATATCCGGCATGCTTACAACAGCGGGATAACGGACGGGGAGATCGAGGAAATGCTCCGGCGTTATGAGATGGAGGATAAGCAGGATAAGCTTGGAAACGAACTGTCAAAGGGTATGATGCAGAAAGTGAGCATCTGCTGTGCGCTGGCGATCAAACCGAAGGTCATACTGCTGGATGAACCTATGGTGGGTCTGGACCCGAAGGCCATCAAGGAACTGAAAGAGACTGTGCTCGAACTGCGGGAACAGGGAGTGACCGTGCTGATCAGCACGCATATGCTTGAGATGGTGGAAGATTTGTGGGATGTTATGTTCGTGATGGAGAAAAGCCATATCATCGGTTCTTACACAAAGGAAGAAGTGGGCGGAAAAGACCTGGATGACCTGTTCTTTGAATTGACAGGAGGGAAGCGGTGA